A single genomic interval of Amblyomma americanum isolate KBUSLIRL-KWMA chromosome 11, ASM5285725v1, whole genome shotgun sequence harbors:
- the LOC144111404 gene encoding carbonic anhydrase 6-like: MSAWPSMECTPTNECKVQDNKTSPINVRVDDPVPASGGDMELKTAYDGELKHINITFNKFLYMTISDATPPTLQLGAVTYFLREVHIRFNPTDLQKAPEHVFTPITSNVSTAMEIQFFHVKDPAKGFFDNIKEPDGVVALSVMYEVPDKEEEGGKPPQPLPDKASDTTLKAIAENINAAGQAKPGLKLASLVPADPASFYTYSGSMTFPPCSVGVNWVIIADIQQVSKDTLVQLTTVAPTAGFATAMTDPTQEHDLKIYKRKTE, translated from the exons ATGTCAGCGTGGCCAAGCATGGAATGCACTCCGACGAATGAGTGCAAAGTACAAGACAACAAAACATCTCCCATCAACGTCAGAGTCGACGATCCCGTTCCCGCCTCCGGTGGCGACATGGAGTTGAAGACCGCCTACGATGGGGAGTTGAAGCACATCAACATAACATTCAACAAATTCT TGTACATGACGATTAGCGATGCCACACCGCCCACCCTGCAGCTCGGCGCAGTGACGTACTTCCTGAGGGAAGTGCACATACGTTTTAACCCTACGGATTTGCAGAAAGCACCGGAGCACGTGTTCACGCCGATTACCAGTAATGTGTCGACTGCCATGGAG ATCCAGTTTTTCCACGTCAAGGATCCCGCAAAGGGTTTTTTCGACAACATCAAGGAACCAGACGGTGTGGTGGCGCTATCTGTGATGTACGAG GTTCCTGACAAAGAAGAGGAAGGGGGTAAACCGCCGCAACCACTCCCGGACAAGGCTTCGGACACAACCCTCAAAGCCATCGCAGAAAACATCAACGCCGCGGGCCAAGCTAAGCCG GGCTTGAAACTGGCCAGTTTAGTTCCGGCAGATCCTGCGTCCTTCTACACCTACAGTGGCTCCATGACTTTTCCACCATGCAGCGTGGGTGTCAACTGGGTGATTATCGCGGACATTCAACAGGTTTCGAAGGATACG ttggtTCAACTTACAACGGTCGCACCAACTGCAGGCTTCGCGACAGCGATGACAGATCCAACGCAGGAGCATGACTTGAAGATCTACAAGCGCAAAACTGAATAA